ACCAAAAAGGAGGTTTTTAATGAAGATTTTAAATGGAAAGATTATTTCTAAACAAAATTTACTTTTACTGGGAATTATGATAAGTGCCGTTTTAATTGACCAACTATCAAAAATCTGGCTAACTTCAACCTTACAAATAGGAGAATCAATAGAACTTATTCCATCTTTTTTCAAGATAACATATGCTCAAAATACAGGTGCAGCATGGAGTGTTTTAGAGGGGCATATGACGTTCTTTTATGTAGTGACTATAATTGCATTGATACTATTAGGGTGGTATTTTAAAAATCTTAAAGATTACCAAATTGTTCAAAAAATAGGAGTAATACTAATGATTGCTGGAACGTTAGGTAACTTTATTGATCGTTTATTATTTCAATTTGTACGTGATTCTTTGGATTTTCGTATTTTAGATTACAACTTTCCTATTTTTAACATCGCTGACATTTTACTAGTTAGCGGAGTTTTTTTACTCATTATCGATGAAACAATAAAAACTTTTAATATCCGTTCTAAATTAAAGAAGTAATATCATCTTAAGGCTTAAGATTTATTTATGCCTAAATTAACAGAAAAAACCTCTCTTAAATTTTTAAACTAGGACTAACATCAGTTTGCTTAAAATATAAAGAGAGGTTTTAATTTAGTATGAATTTTTTGAAATGCAGGAAAGTTATTGATGTATTTATCCTAAATTTTTCATAGTACAATATCCTTGATTAATCTCTCCACTAAGGAGTTATTTAATGAATAATAGACCATCTTCCCGACCTTTTTATTTTGAACTACTCCCGCTTTGCTCAATATTTTTAGGTGATGAGAAGTAGTTGCTACTGTTGAATTTACGATAATTGAAATATCACAAACACATAATTCTTTTTCTAAAGTTAAAGCATAAGCGATAGTTATTCTTGTTTCTTCAGATAGTGCTTTAAAAATTTGACTAATATTGTTTAATTTTTTATCGACTAATGATGTTTGAATCTTTTGAACCTTTTCTTCATCAAAACAAGTTTTTTCACAAATATCTTTCATGTTTCGATACGCTCCTTTTCACAAATTACATTCAAACATATATTTGAATATAATCTAATGATATCATGCTTTTAATGATTGTTCAATTTATTTTTGCTTTTTCCAGTAATTAGAAATACAAAAGAACATAACCTAGTCAAGCATTTTTGTAACACTAGTGTATAAAATTTCTTACGCTGCACGACATCGTGCAGCATAAGGTGTAAGTCCACCGTTTGCACGATGTGGTCTTACGTGATTATATTTCCCATAAACGAATTCATAGAGCTTTTGGTCAAGAATGTCATTTGAATCAAACTTGTAGAGATAATAGAATTCGTGTTTGAGCGTATTGTAGAATCTTTCCATAACGGCATTGTCATATGGACAGCCTGCTTTGCTCATACTTTGTTGGACATAGTTTTTATCACAAAATTTATTGAATTCTTTTGCGGTAAATTGACGCCCTTGATCAGAATGCAGGATAATTCCTTTTGCTGGTTTTCGACGTTCTAGTGCGATTTTCAAGGTTTCCTTTGCCAATTCAGTTTCGATATGACTGCTGTTTAATGATGCAACCACTTCACGACCGCAAAGGTCTATAATCGTGCAATTGTAACGCATTGTTCCATCTGGACGAGTTAAATATGTAAAATCAGTACACCATATTTTATTGGGTTCTTTTACATCAAATTCCCTATTCAGAAGGTTTGGAAAGATTTTATTGGCAGTTCCTTTTACATAGTTTGGTTTCTTTCGACGGGTGATGGAACGTAAGCCCAATTCATTCATAAAATGATGTATTGTCAGATCTGAACGAATGCTTCCGATACCCTTAAGATAATCGTTCATCATTCGGTATCCAGGAACTCCATTTTCGCGGTGGTAGATTTCAACAATTTTACGTTGAATCTCTGCCTTTTCCTGACGATAAGCATGTTTTTTGTTTTTAAGATAATTATAGTAAGCATTTGGACAGATGTTCATTCTTCTAAGAAGCCATCTGACCCCAAATGTCTGTTGATATTTCTGGATGAACTGGTACTGAGCTAATCGATTTCCTTCGCAAAGAATGCTGCCGCTTTTTTTTAAAAATCATTTTCCTTTTTGAGTTCTTCAATTTCTTTGCGTAGCTTTTTTGCAACTTCGTATGAATCAGATTCTTCCCGTTTTGTTGGGCTGTTATCGCATTCTTTGCGGTATTGCTGTAACCAGTATGTCAGCGTGCCTTGTCCAAGATTATATTCTTCGGTCAGGCTTTTCTTGGTTCGTCCCTCTTCCAGATAGAGGCGAAGAACCTTTTGTTTGAACTCAGGCTCGTAACGATTATTTGTCATTGTAACATCTCCTTGGATTATGTATGTATTTTACCAAACTATACACAGGTGTTACAACTTAATTATATCAGGTCATTTGAACCTTTAAATGTATATAAAATTGCCACAAAAACTAATGACATATATACTACTGCAATATAACTATACGGTAAGTAAATCACTAAGGTAGAAAATAGTAACCTTGATACAATATCTCCTATTTGGAAATATGTCACCATCCCTCCAAATATTGTAGCTAACTTCGTCTCATCAATATTGTTAAATATGATAGTCCCCAGTTTAGGATTTAATGCACTAACTAATACACTTGAAAGAAATGATGATAATATAATTAAATAAATATTTTGAAAGTAAAAAGCAACAAATGAAAGAAAAACAGTGGTCAAATTCATTTTTAACAAGGTGCCTATGGAAAAGGTTTTAAATTTTTTACTAATCAGAATTAAAGTGCCCCCAAGTATTCCTCCTGAAACAGTGCTAATGCCCAAAAGTGAGATCGTAGTCGCAGAATTAATAATTGTCAAATTAGATCCTTTAGAAAGATTAACAACAACTAATGGCGTGAGAATTGCCAAACTCCCATTAAGAATTGGTATAACAAGTAAAGTAGCCTTCATGTTACCGATACTAAATAGATGATTAATTGAGAGCTTTAAATTTGAAACAACCTCAGAAAACGAAGATTTAAAATCAAATTTTGATATCTTACTGGTCGAGTTCATCTCCTCATAATAATCATTAATCTGATTTTTGATAACTAACATAATTAACAGGCTAATAGCAAAAGTTAGAGAATTTATAAAAGCTAAGTGAGAGAAACTTAGAATAGTGATTAAAAACGCCCCAAATGCTTGATTTACAATATTCATCGTAGAAACAACTGTCTGCCTAAACGCCATAGTTTCTTCTCTTTCTGACTTTTTCACTATTCGATTAGAAATTGGATAGAAAAGACCATTTTCAAATTGTCCCAATGTATCTGCAATAAGGTTAACTATACTAGCAAATATGACTACTATAATAGATGGCTTAAAATTCATAACCACAGCAACCAATAAATATAGAACCACCCGTAGCCATAACGTTTTAATAATCATCTCCACTTTATTAAGCGTTCTATCTGCAATGATACCAAAAAATATTGTAAATAAGATAGGTATAGTCTCAGATATATTTACGATTGAAATGGCTAAATTACTGTCCTTAATCTCCGTAACATAGGTCATGAGAGCTATAAAATATAATGTATCTCCAAAATTTGATATTAAATCTGAAATCAGAACTTTCAGATATAGTTTATTTTTTAAAATTTTTCTCATATGTCTCCATTAGCATATACTTTACAACTTCACTGCATAAAAAACATTCTATCCAATGGGGAGGAAGCCCCAGTCTTTTGTGCCATTAGAGCTAGAACTATCCCTGAAACACCTTTTAGCAATCCAAAATCAATATAATCAATAACTTTATCAAAGTTTACACCTCTAAAATATACGTCACTCTCCACAAATATGTACTCAGAATTAGAAGCTGCTCTTACAATTTCTCTAAATAAATTATCAGAAATAGTTTTAAACTGTATCTTTCCTGTATCTAAATACATCAAATTGAACAAAAGCATTACTCCAGACCGTCCATAGCATATTTATTTTAGTTTTCGCTAAGTAAGACTAATTTTTGAGTAGAGATTATCATGAAAAAGAGATATCCTATGCTTTAGAAGGAATTGTATCTGAGTCGTTAAAAGAGCGATTACCTTTGTAAATTTGTTTCCATGGATTTTTCATAAAAGAGCCTCTTATTATTTCTTTATGTATATTATATAATATTTAAGGGCACCTCTAAAAACTCCTCAAAAAACCTATAAAATGAGATAATAGAAATACAAGTATAAAACTCGATAAACGAGGTTAAACACGATGCATTTATTTACTGATGATGAAAAAATCTTGTCAAAACTCACTGAAAAAGGTAATCCATTGGAACGTCTAGACGCTGTCATGGATTGGCAACTCTTTCTCCCCTTGTTATCAGAATTGTTTTCTCGCAAGAATAAAGTTATTGGTCGTGGAGGTCGTCCTCACCTTGATTACCTCATGATGTTCAAAGTCCTTTTACTTCAACGATTACATAACTTGTCTGACGATGCTATGGAATATCAATTGCTTGATCGCTTATCCTTTCGTCGTTTCGTTGGTTGCCACGAAGATAATGTCCCAGATTCAAAAACTATCTGGCTTTATCGAGATCGCTTGACTCAATCAGGTCGCGAAAAGGAATTATTCGACTTGTTCTATACTCAACTCTCGGACGAAGGTTTGATTGCCCACACAGGTCAAATAGTTGATGCTTCATTTGTGGAATGTCCTAAGCAACGCAATTCCCGTGAGGAAAACGAGAA
This region of Streptococcus thermophilus genomic DNA includes:
- a CDS encoding MFS transporter gives rise to the protein MRKILKNKLYLKVLISDLISNFGDTLYFIALMTYVTEIKDSNLAISIVNISETIPILFTIFFGIIADRTLNKVEMIIKTLWLRVVLYLLVAVVMNFKPSIIVVIFASIVNLIADTLGQFENGLFYPISNRIVKKSEREETMAFRQTVVSTMNIVNQAFGAFLITILSFSHLAFINSLTFAISLLIMLVIKNQINDYYEEMNSTSKISKFDFKSSFSEVVSNLKLSINHLFSIGNMKATLLVIPILNGSLAILTPLVVVNLSKGSNLTIINSATTISLLGISTVSGGILGGTLILISKKFKTFSIGTLLKMNLTTVFLSFVAFYFQNIYLIILSSFLSSVLVSALNPKLGTIIFNNIDETKLATIFGGMVTYFQIGDIVSRLLFSTLVIYLPYSYIAVVYMSLVFVAILYTFKGSNDLI
- a CDS encoding IS3 family transposase (programmed frameshift) — translated: MTNNRYEPEFKQKVLRLYLEEGRTKKSLTEEYNLGQGTLTYWLQQYRKECDNSPTKREESDSYEVAKKLRKEIEELKKENDFLKKSGSILCEGNRLAQYQFIQKYQQTFGVRWLLRRMNICPNAYYNYLKNKKHAYRQEKAEIQRKIVEIYHRENGVPGYRMMNDYLKGIGSIRSDLTIHHFMNELGLRSITRRKKPNYVKGTANKIFPNLLNREFDVKEPNKIWCTDFTYLTRPDGTMRYNCTIIDLCGREVVASLNSSHIETELAKETLKIALERRKPAKGIILHSDQGRQFTAKEFNKFCDKNYVQQSMSKAGCPYDNAVMERFYNTLKHEFYYLYKFDSNDILDQKLYEFVYGKYNHVRPHRANGGLTPYAARCRAA
- the lspA gene encoding signal peptidase II; the encoded protein is MKILNGKIISKQNLLLLGIMISAVLIDQLSKIWLTSTLQIGESIELIPSFFKITYAQNTGAAWSVLEGHMTFFYVVTIIALILLGWYFKNLKDYQIVQKIGVILMIAGTLGNFIDRLLFQFVRDSLDFRILDYNFPIFNIADILLVSGVFLLIIDETIKTFNIRSKLKK
- the cadC gene encoding Cd(II)-sensing metalloregulatory transcriptional repressor CadC, which encodes MKDICEKTCFDEEKVQKIQTSLVDKKLNNISQIFKALSEETRITIAYALTLEKELCVCDISIIVNSTVATTSHHLKILSKAGVVQNKKVGKMVYYSLNNSLVERLIKDIVL